A single Nocardioides bizhenqiangii DNA region contains:
- a CDS encoding ATP-binding cassette domain-containing protein codes for MTATQYEIAARDSAELVLSLGGINKRFGAVQALTDVSLDVHAGEVVALVGDNGAGKSTLVKTIAGVYQPDSGSIQLGGQQVAITTPSAAQHLGIATVFQDLALCDNLDVVANLFLGKEHHRGTLMNEVTMEKEAWRLLRTLSAKIPSVRIPVASLSGGQRQTVAIARSLVGAPRVVMLDEPTAALGVAQTAEVLNLVERLRENGLAVILVSHNMADVQAVSDRIVVLRLGRNAAEFHTEDVTADQLVAAITGASDNVVAQRAARRSPTGEETE; via the coding sequence ATGACAGCGACCCAGTACGAGATCGCGGCCAGGGACAGCGCCGAGCTGGTGCTGTCCCTGGGCGGGATCAACAAACGCTTCGGCGCCGTGCAGGCGCTCACCGACGTATCGCTCGACGTGCACGCCGGTGAGGTCGTCGCGCTGGTCGGTGACAACGGCGCCGGGAAGTCGACGCTCGTCAAGACGATCGCCGGCGTCTACCAGCCCGACTCCGGCAGCATCCAGCTCGGGGGCCAACAGGTAGCCATCACGACGCCGTCCGCGGCGCAGCACCTCGGCATCGCCACGGTCTTCCAGGACCTCGCGCTGTGCGACAACCTCGACGTCGTCGCCAACCTGTTCCTGGGCAAGGAGCACCACCGCGGGACGCTCATGAACGAGGTCACGATGGAGAAGGAGGCGTGGCGGCTGCTGCGCACCCTGTCGGCGAAGATCCCGTCGGTCCGGATCCCGGTGGCGTCGCTCTCCGGGGGCCAGCGGCAGACCGTCGCCATCGCCCGGTCGCTGGTCGGGGCGCCGCGGGTCGTCATGCTCGACGAGCCGACCGCCGCCCTCGGCGTCGCGCAGACGGCAGAGGTCCTCAACCTCGTCGAGCGGCTCCGGGAGAACGGTCTGGCCGTGATCCTGGTCAGCCACAACATGGCCGACGTGCAGGCGGTCTCGGACCGGATCGTGGTGCTGCGGCTCGGCCGCAACGCCGCGGAGTTCCACACCGAGGACGTCACTGCCGATCAGCTGGTCGCCGCCATCACCGGCGCGTCCGACAACGTCGTCGCGCAGCGCGCTGCTCGGCGTTCACCCACGGGGGAGGAAACCGAGTGA